DNA from Pajaroellobacter abortibovis:
TCCGCTCGATCTAGGATATGTTGGATTGGCTTTTTTTCTGCCAAATGCTGGTTTTTCACTCTTTTTGGGATATGTGGCAGATCATTTTAATCGTCGGTGGGTTGTGCTTCTCTGTGAACTTCTCCTGATCGACTGTGTCTACCTCTTGGGTACTCTCTTGTGGGATCGGAACCCCTCCTTTATATCTCATGTGCGGAGTTCTTGTGCTGTTCGGAGGGATTCGGGCATTCAATGGCCCTACGACGCGATCGCTCTTTGGAGATCTGATGTCCTCTGGCGAGATCACGCGGGCTCTTGCATGTGGGTCTCTAACGCATCAGCTTTTCTCGATGGTTGATCCCTCTGCAGGCGGCTTTTTTCTCTACGTATTTCATGGAAATGTGGCTTTCGTTTATTTTCTCTATGCATTCCTTTACGGCTTTTCCTTTTTTTTGCTGCTGTGGGTTCCTCCGTATGTTCGGATGCAACAGCCTGTAGTTAAATTCTGACAGGGCTGTTTGCCGGGCTGCATGCGATTTGGAATCATCCAATTTTGCTTGGCGCCATTACGCTTGATCTGTTTTTAGGAGGTGCGGTTGCTCTTCTTCCTGCCATTGCGCAAAACGTCTTACATATGGGACCGTCAGGATTTGGCCTCTTGAGAAGCGCCCCTTCTTTTGGTGCGATAGCGATGGCCTTATCGATAGCCCGCTATTCACCACCGTGCTGGTCTGTGGATGCTTGTCAGTGTTTTTATCTTTGGGATGGCCACTATTTTGCTTGTGTTTCCTCTTCTTTTTCACTCTCCATGGGGACTCTTATCTTGATAGGGGCTGCGGATCCAGTCAGTGTGGTTGTGCGGCGTACTCTGATTAATGTGGACTTACCTCACACTTTGAGAGGATGGATGAATGCAGTCAGCCATTTATTTGTGGGAGCATCGAATGAACTTGGGGAGTTAGAATCCGGGATGACAGCAACCTGGTTTGGTACAGTTGGTGCTGTTGGGGAAGAGGAGTCTGTATTTACCTGATCGCATGTTTATGACCGGTTCTTTCCCTTTCCATACGCAAGGTCGATTTTGCCAACCTCAAAGAGTGGAAGATTCTGCAAGAGGTGTGCTACTTTTCTCCTTCTATAGGTCGAAAAGGGGGGAATTGTTCTTGGCACTGAACTGATGAAGGCTGGATGTTCATTCTGCCCTCTCTTTTTTACTGATGGGTAGGATGGGATTTAGGGTGATGTCCAGTGTCATGGTCTCAAGTTCACGAATCGGTTTTAGATATACTGCGCGCCCGTCCCGACTCTGTCGTGGACATGTTACAAGAACAGAGGAAAGAACTTCTTTGCTACGGCTACCTACAGGTGAAGAGTAGTGAATTGAGGAATTCAGCAGCTATACAACTGTAGGCTGACCTGGTGATGACTCCCAAAGCCTCACTAGCGAAGTGGTGTAAAGTGCTGATTCAGCGGAGTGCACCGGATTGGAGGGAGACTTCTCGGGTACTATCTGTGGAGTAAATACCCTTGGATTCTCTCCGGGAAGAGGAAATAGTTTGTGCGGTATATTTGATTCTGTGCGTGTTGACCACGATGATTTTGATCAAGCACTGAGCTATGGAATGGAGGCATACTGAGCACTAGAGCAAAGTACTCCTTATGCGATTGTCTTTGTATATGAAAACTCTATACTTGGGCTTAGGGAGCCACTGGAAGGAGTAATTAGAAGAGATGCTATCGTACTGCAAGCACGAGGGTTAAAGGTGCCGCAGGAGGTAATACGACGAGTGCTGGCATTTCGCAATTTGGAACAACTCGTTCAATGGATTGCTCGTGCTGCAACAGTAACTCACGTCGGTGCTATTTTTGATTGAATCCTAACAGATAAGTGTAATCGATTTTATCGCGAGCTGCTTCACAATTGCACTGTACTGATTCTATTGTTTGTTCAAGAACAAGAGGAAAAAGCGTTGATTTAAATTATAACTCGTCGATGGTAAAGCTGATCACTTGCTGGATTTGATTGGTTCCGCAGGTGAGGGCAACCAGGCGATCGACGCCTAGGGCATTGCCACCGCTCGGGGGAATTCCTTGAGCGAGGGAGGTCAAAAATCGCTCGTCAATAGGATAGACCGGTCGCTGAGAGGCGCGCCTTTTGGCTTGCTCTTGCTCCAGTCTGAATCGCTGCTCTTGAGGATCGACAAGCTCACCAAAACCGTTGCACAGCTCTACTCCTGCTATATACAGCTCGAATCGTTCTGCCAAAAGTCGATTTTCGGGTTTTGTGCGTGCGAGGGAAGCTTGCGTCGCAGGGTAATCGGTTAGAAAAAGAGCGTGATCAAGTTGAGCGAGAGCAGGTTCGATAGTTTCAACCAGGAGTCGAAAGAAATCGTCTTCTGCATCAGCGGCTAGCGCAAGGGTTTCATGAGGGGAGAAAGATGCATATCGTTCAAAGGCTTCACATACGGTTATTCGAGCAAAAGGGGGAGATGTGTTGAGAACCCGATTGTCCAGCCGAACGACCCCTCCAGTGACATAACCGATCAGCTCTTCTGTATCCTTGATCATGTCTTCCATGCCTGCAGAAGCTCTGTACCACTCCACCATGGTGAACTCTGGGTTGTGCCGCTCTCCGATCTCACCTTGCCGAAAGCATTTGGTGATCTGCATGATTTTGGAATACCCCTCGGCGAGGAGTCGTTTCATCTGATATTCAGGAGAGGTGCTGAGATAATAGGTTTTTCCTGTACGTCCTTCTAACACTTCAAACGCATTGAGGTGAAGATCGAGTCCAGGCGAAGGGACGAGAAGAGGGGTCTCTACTTCCAGAAATGCTCGTTCTTCAAAGAAATGGCGAATCGCTGAGATGATGTGAGCGCGCTCAACAAGATGCTTGTGCACAATCGATCCAGTATAGGAGGAGAAGGGAGAGAGAAAGGAAAATTAGAAAGAGACATCAACATCGGGAGGGGGCCTTGATGCGTCCAAGATCAACACGCGGGACATTGTACAGATGTTTGGAGTTGAGCTGGTTTGCTCTGCAAGAGGGGGACAACAAACTCCATTCGTTGGGTTTGAAGTATTATGCCCCAGTGACGCGAAAGAAATGCAAATGAGCCCCTTGGCGCAGTCTGGGTCACTGGGTTGGGTTAATGTGCTGCATCGC
Protein-coding regions in this window:
- the epmA gene encoding EF-P lysine aminoacylase EpmA; the protein is MVHKHLVERAHIISAIRHFFEERAFLEVETPLLVPSPGLDLHLNAFEVLEGRTGKTYYLSTSPEYQMKRLLAEGYSKIMQITKCFRQGEIGERHNPEFTMVEWYRASAGMEDMIKDTEELIGYVTGGVVRLDNRVLNTSPPFARITVCEAFERYASFSPHETLALAADAEDDFFRLLVETIEPALAQLDHALFLTDYPATQASLARTKPENRLLAERFELYIAGVELCNGFGELVDPQEQRFRLEQEQAKRRASQRPVYPIDERFLTSLAQGIPPSGGNALGVDRLVALTCGTNQIQQVISFTIDEL